In Streptomyces ambofaciens ATCC 23877, a single genomic region encodes these proteins:
- a CDS encoding VOC family protein codes for MRRVALVTLVVDDYDEAIRFYTEALGFHLAEDAPRPDGSRWVVVEPGTEGGGTALLLARAKGEAQRARVGDQTGGRVGFFLHTDDFARDHARMTAAGVTFLEAPRHEPYGSVAVFQDLYGNRWDLLQPSAS; via the coding sequence ATGAGACGCGTCGCCCTGGTCACCCTCGTCGTCGACGACTACGACGAGGCGATCCGCTTCTACACCGAGGCCCTCGGTTTCCACCTCGCCGAGGACGCGCCCCGGCCCGACGGCTCCCGCTGGGTCGTCGTGGAGCCCGGCACGGAGGGCGGTGGCACCGCGCTGCTGCTGGCCCGGGCCAAGGGTGAGGCCCAGCGGGCCAGGGTCGGCGACCAGACGGGAGGACGTGTCGGCTTCTTCCTGCACACCGACGACTTCGCCCGCGACCACGCCCGCATGACCGCCGCGGGCGTGACCTTCCTGGAGGCTCCCCGGCACGAGCCCTACGGCTCGGTCGCCGTCTTCCAGGACCTGTACGGCAACCGCTGGGACCTGCTCCAGCCGTCCGCCTCCTGA
- a CDS encoding mycothiol transferase, producing MHAKDILIEGYGRIQEEVHAAVEGLDPDGLNARPADGANSLAWLVWHLTRVQDDHVADAFGLDQVWLTGEWHKRFGLGLPSHDTGYGHSPAQVAKVRVDSAELLTGYYDAVHEQTLGALRSLAAKDLERIVDENWDPPVTLGARLVSVLSDDLQHVGQAAYVRGLVQSAAA from the coding sequence TCATCGAGGGCTACGGCCGCATCCAGGAAGAAGTCCACGCCGCCGTCGAGGGCCTGGACCCCGACGGCCTGAACGCACGGCCCGCCGACGGCGCCAACTCCCTCGCCTGGCTCGTCTGGCACCTCACCCGCGTCCAGGACGACCATGTGGCGGACGCCTTCGGGCTCGACCAGGTGTGGCTCACCGGAGAGTGGCACAAGCGCTTCGGCCTCGGGCTGCCCTCCCACGACACCGGGTACGGGCACAGCCCGGCGCAGGTCGCCAAGGTGCGGGTCGACTCCGCGGAGCTGCTGACCGGCTACTACGACGCCGTGCACGAGCAGACGCTCGGAGCCCTGCGCTCGCTGGCCGCCAAGGACCTGGAGCGGATCGTGGACGAGAACTGGGACCCGCCGGTCACGTTGGGCGCCCGCCTGGTCAGCGTCCTGTCCGACGATCTCCAGCACGTCGGACAGGCCGCCTATGTGCGCGGGCTGGTTCAGAGCGCCGCGGCGTAA
- a CDS encoding adenosine deaminase, with translation MSSTRIDTETLRRLPKAVLHDHLDGGLRPATVVELAASVGHTLPTTDPDELAAWYFEAANSGDLVRYIATFEHTLAVMQNREGLLRTAEEYVLDLAADGVVYGEVRYAPELMLKGGLTLAEVVETVQEGLAGGMAKAAAAGTPVRVGTLLCGMRMFDRTRETADLAVAFRDAGVVGFDIAGAEDGFPPADHLDAFEHLRRESVPFTIHAGEAHGLPSIHQALQVCGAQRIGHGVRITDDIPDLAAGKLGRLAGWIRDRRIALEMCPTSNLQTGAATSIAEHPITALKDLGFRVTLNTDNRLVSGTTMTREMSLLVEQAGWTAEDLRTVTVNAVKSAFIPFDERRALIEDVVLPGYAAAL, from the coding sequence ATGTCATCTACGCGCATAGACACCGAGACCCTCCGCCGCCTCCCCAAGGCGGTGCTGCACGACCACCTCGACGGCGGCCTGCGCCCCGCCACGGTCGTGGAGCTGGCGGCGAGCGTCGGCCACACCCTGCCCACCACCGACCCCGACGAGCTGGCCGCCTGGTACTTCGAGGCCGCCAACTCCGGGGACCTGGTGCGCTACATCGCCACCTTCGAGCACACCCTCGCCGTGATGCAGAACCGCGAGGGGCTGCTGCGCACGGCCGAGGAGTACGTCCTCGACCTCGCCGCCGACGGGGTCGTCTACGGCGAGGTCCGCTACGCCCCCGAGCTCATGCTGAAGGGCGGCCTCACCCTCGCCGAGGTCGTCGAGACCGTTCAGGAGGGGCTGGCCGGCGGCATGGCCAAGGCTGCCGCCGCGGGTACGCCGGTCCGCGTCGGCACCCTGCTGTGCGGGATGCGGATGTTCGACCGCACCCGCGAGACGGCCGACCTCGCGGTCGCCTTCCGGGACGCGGGCGTCGTCGGCTTCGACATCGCGGGCGCCGAGGACGGCTTCCCGCCCGCCGACCACCTGGACGCCTTCGAGCACCTGCGCCGCGAGAGCGTGCCCTTCACCATCCACGCCGGCGAGGCGCACGGGCTGCCCAGCATCCACCAGGCGCTCCAGGTGTGCGGCGCCCAGCGCATCGGCCACGGCGTGCGCATCACCGACGACATCCCCGACCTCGCGGCCGGCAAGCTGGGCCGCCTCGCGGGCTGGATCCGCGACCGCCGGATCGCCCTGGAGATGTGCCCGACCTCCAACCTCCAGACCGGCGCCGCCACCTCGATCGCCGAGCACCCCATCACGGCGCTCAAGGACCTCGGCTTCCGCGTCACCCTCAACACCGACAACCGTCTCGTGTCGGGCACGACGATGACCCGTGAGATGTCCCTGCTGGTCGAGCAGGCGGGCTGGACGGCCGAGGACCTGCGCACGGTCACGGTGAACGCGGTGAAGAGCGCGTTCATCCCGTTCGACGAGCGCAGGGCCCTGATCGAGGACGTCGTCCTGCCGGGTTACGCCGCGGCGCTCTGA